Proteins encoded by one window of Cylindrospermum stagnale PCC 7417:
- a CDS encoding hybrid sensor histidine kinase/response regulator, with product MENRPIKVLLVDDDEDDYILTRDWFGEFQVAGCELEWVNSYSAARNAIASNQHDIYLVDYRLGQHNGLELLHEAFTNGCASPLILLTGQGDREIDLEAMKAGAADYLEKSQLTAPLLERSIRYAIERKQTEQKIREQAALLDVATDAIFVRDLDDKILFWNKAAECLYGWKKEEALAKKTRELWQEKNLSQLPEALNMLMKNGAWEGELYQKTKYGKEIIVESRWTLVREFGKKSQSILVVSSDITKKKQLEAQFLRAQRLESIGTLASGIAHDLNNVLAPILMTAQLLESQVYDERSRRLLPILITNAKRGANLVKQVLSFTRGLEGERTLLQLKHLIIEIQQIIKETFPKSIDVFTQIPQDFWTISGDATQLHQVLMNLCVNARDAMPNGGTLKISAENFLVDENYARMHIDAKVGAYVVITVHDTGIGIRPEILDRIFEPFFTTKELGKGTGLGLSTVLGIIKSHGGFINVYSEDGRGSQFKVYLPAQDATEIIEEQETELPRGNGELILVVDDEPAIRDITKTSLESHNYQAITACDGIEAIALYVEHRDKICLVLTDMVMPSMDGFTTIRTLQKINPDVKIIAVSGLGSSDKLNSAYEMGVKAFLCKPFTANQLLQTINTVKSKS from the coding sequence ATGGAAAACAGACCAATCAAAGTTCTTTTAGTTGATGATGATGAAGATGACTATATTTTAACTCGTGATTGGTTCGGTGAATTTCAAGTAGCTGGCTGTGAGTTGGAATGGGTGAATAGTTATTCAGCAGCCAGAAATGCCATCGCTAGCAACCAGCATGATATCTATCTTGTAGATTACCGTTTGGGTCAACATAATGGACTGGAACTGTTGCATGAGGCATTTACCAATGGCTGTGCTTCTCCGCTGATTTTACTAACTGGTCAGGGAGACCGGGAAATAGACCTGGAAGCGATGAAAGCGGGAGCAGCAGATTATCTCGAAAAAAGCCAGTTGACAGCGCCTTTGCTGGAACGTTCCATCCGCTACGCCATTGAGCGCAAACAAACAGAACAGAAAATTCGCGAACAAGCTGCTTTACTCGATGTCGCTACCGACGCCATTTTTGTGCGCGACTTAGATGACAAAATTTTATTTTGGAATAAAGCTGCTGAGTGTCTCTACGGTTGGAAAAAAGAAGAAGCCCTCGCTAAGAAAACACGAGAACTTTGGCAAGAAAAAAACTTGTCTCAATTGCCAGAAGCACTCAATATGCTGATGAAAAATGGTGCTTGGGAGGGAGAACTATATCAAAAAACAAAATATGGCAAAGAAATCATAGTCGAAAGCCGTTGGACATTGGTGCGCGAGTTCGGCAAAAAATCACAATCCATCTTGGTTGTGAGCAGTGATATTACAAAAAAGAAACAACTAGAAGCCCAATTTCTGCGTGCTCAACGATTAGAGAGTATTGGGACTCTAGCTAGTGGTATCGCCCATGACTTGAATAATGTCCTAGCCCCGATTTTGATGACGGCTCAACTTTTGGAGTCGCAAGTCTATGATGAGCGATCGCGGCGACTGCTACCAATATTGATTACCAACGCTAAACGTGGCGCAAATTTAGTTAAGCAAGTACTGTCTTTTACTCGTGGACTGGAGGGCGAGCGCACCCTTTTACAATTAAAGCATTTGATCATTGAAATTCAGCAAATTATTAAAGAGACATTTCCCAAATCAATTGATGTTTTTACTCAAATTCCGCAAGACTTTTGGACGATATCTGGTGATGCAACTCAACTGCATCAAGTCCTGATGAATTTGTGTGTCAATGCTCGTGATGCCATGCCTAATGGCGGAACCTTAAAAATATCTGCCGAAAATTTCTTAGTTGATGAAAATTATGCCCGAATGCATATTGATGCTAAAGTCGGCGCTTATGTTGTAATTACTGTTCATGATACTGGAATTGGGATTCGCCCAGAAATATTAGATCGCATATTCGAGCCATTTTTTACTACCAAAGAACTTGGTAAGGGCACTGGTCTTGGGCTTTCTACAGTACTGGGAATTATTAAAAGTCATGGCGGTTTTATCAACGTCTATAGCGAAGACGGAAGAGGCAGCCAATTTAAGGTGTATTTGCCAGCACAAGATGCAACGGAAATTATCGAAGAACAAGAAACAGAGTTGCCTCGGGGTAATGGAGAACTGATTTTAGTTGTGGATGATGAACCCGCTATTCGAGACATTACAAAAACATCGTTAGAAAGCCATAACTATCAAGCAATAACAGCCTGCGATGGCATTGAAGCAATAGCCTTATATGTAGAACACCGGGATAAAATATGTTTGGTCTTAACTGATATGGTTATGCCGTCTATGGATGGATTCACTACTATCCGCACCTTGCAAAAAATTAACCCAGATGTGAAAATTATTGCCGTCAGCGGTCTTGGTTCAAGTGATAAGCTGAATTCAGCTTATGAGATGGGTGTCAAAGCCTTTTTGTGCAAACCATTCACGGCTAACCAACTATTACAAACCATTAATACCGTCAAGAGTAAAAGTTAA
- a CDS encoding response regulator, producing the protein MKGRQTTVTILMADDDEDDSLLVREALAESQLSLELHIVRNGEELIDYLCHRGLYADMKSNPRPGLILLDLNMPKKDGIEALKEIKNHPELRQIPVIVLTTSRAEEDIYNTYNLGANSFIIKPVAFDSLVEVMKTIGKYWFEIVELPLDAVGVNYGKQTNQSSFS; encoded by the coding sequence GTGAAGGGTCGGCAAACAACCGTCACAATCTTGATGGCTGATGATGATGAAGACGACAGCCTGTTGGTTCGTGAGGCATTGGCAGAAAGTCAATTGTCACTTGAACTACATATCGTCAGGAATGGTGAGGAGTTGATAGATTATCTGTGTCACCGTGGGTTATATGCCGACATGAAAAGTAACCCGCGTCCGGGTTTGATTTTGCTAGATTTGAATATGCCCAAAAAAGACGGTATTGAAGCGCTCAAAGAGATTAAAAATCACCCGGAACTGCGGCAGATTCCCGTGATAGTATTGACAACCTCGAGGGCAGAGGAAGATATATATAACACCTACAATTTAGGCGCAAATTCCTTCATCATTAAACCAGTCGCTTTTGATTCCTTAGTTGAAGTGATGAAGACTATAGGAAAATACTGGTTTGAAATAGTAGAACTGCCCCTAGACGCAGTGGGAGTTAATTATGGAAAACAGACCAATCAAAGTTCTTTTAGTTGA
- a CDS encoding PAS domain-containing protein produces the protein MTNELREKTEPMQLWEAQLRMALDAARMGIWNWDLQSNKITRSDNLEALFGFEQGTLNDTYEAFLKCLHPQDRDFVKRSHQQAMVDGIEYDIEFRVVLSDGNIRWLASKGVVLHDSSGVPMQMCGVDMDITKRKQAEAALEVHANQQAIVAELSQMALAGTDMTTLMNSGVTFVAQCLKIESCKILELLSDGDTLLLRAEVGWEPGLVGQVTASTVRHSVTGYSPPEQESIIVQSHSQAVSGMSVVIHGKERPFGVLKAHTNKQRTFTRDDIYFLQAVANVLASAIERQRVEEALKKSEERWQLAVRGNNDGIWDWNLKTNQVFFSTRWKEMLGYEDQEISQHLDERLSRIHPDDLATVSQAIADHFAKKTPFYISEHQVRCKDGTYKWILDRGQAVRDEDGNVVRMASSQTDITERKLAVEQLRRSEERFQIVARATNDVLWDWDLIDDQVWWNQAVQTVFGYTTEQINSHVTWWRERIHPNDRQRIAADMRVVIDSGQQFWSNEYHFLRSDGSYAYIFERGYVVHDHAGKPVRMIGAMMDMSERKRAQAELLRQNLRSQLFADITLNIRQSLQIDEILQTSVTEVQKLLQADRVLILRLQSNNSFLAVKEAVVPGFPIVLGQQITDHCFGQDCIQKYRQGEISAVSDIKQAQIQPVHAELLQKIGVKANLVVPIFRKHQFWGLLIADQCLHPRQWTNWEIELLRQLADQIGIALAQSLILEQETNQRQELTRSNEELQQFAFIASHDLQEPLRKINNFGERLKATSGDTLNEQGRDYLERMQNAALRMQTLIEDLLALSRVTTRAQPFVPVNLAQITQEVLSDLEVRIQQTGGRVEVGNLPIIQGDPLQMRQLLQNLIGNALKFHRLEEPPIVKIYSQFSDNQLDKVAVAEGFCQVIIEDNGIGFVEKYLDRIFNIFQRLHSRSEYEGTGIGLAICRKITERHHGNITAQSTPGQGTKFMITLPINSHF, from the coding sequence ATGACTAATGAATTACGAGAAAAAACTGAGCCGATGCAACTATGGGAAGCACAACTCAGGATGGCATTAGACGCAGCTCGTATGGGAATCTGGAACTGGGATCTTCAAAGTAACAAAATTACTAGATCAGATAACCTAGAAGCGCTTTTTGGTTTTGAGCAAGGTACTTTGAATGACACCTACGAAGCTTTCCTCAAGTGTCTTCATCCCCAAGACCGCGATTTTGTCAAGCGCTCCCATCAACAGGCTATGGTTGACGGGATAGAATATGACATTGAATTTAGAGTTGTTTTATCGGATGGTAACATTCGCTGGTTAGCCAGCAAAGGCGTAGTCCTACACGACTCATCTGGGGTTCCTATGCAAATGTGTGGGGTAGATATGGACATTACCAAGCGCAAGCAAGCGGAAGCGGCGCTGGAAGTTCATGCCAATCAGCAGGCAATTGTGGCAGAACTCAGTCAAATGGCTTTAGCTGGGACAGACATGACTACGCTGATGAACTCTGGTGTAACTTTTGTGGCTCAATGCCTGAAGATTGAGTCTTGCAAAATTTTGGAACTGCTTTCGGATGGTGATACATTATTGCTCAGGGCGGAAGTAGGTTGGGAACCGGGACTGGTGGGACAAGTAACGGCCAGCACGGTTAGGCATTCAGTAACTGGCTACTCTCCACCTGAACAAGAGTCGATAATTGTCCAAAGTCACAGTCAGGCTGTTAGTGGAATGAGCGTGGTGATTCATGGCAAAGAACGTCCTTTTGGTGTTTTAAAGGCACACACCAATAAACAGCGCACTTTCACTAGAGATGACATTTATTTTCTGCAAGCTGTAGCCAATGTGCTGGCATCAGCTATTGAGCGCCAACGGGTAGAAGAGGCACTGAAAAAGAGTGAAGAACGTTGGCAGTTGGCTGTACGGGGTAATAATGATGGTATTTGGGATTGGAATCTGAAAACTAATCAAGTATTTTTTTCCACACGCTGGAAGGAAATGCTCGGTTACGAAGATCAAGAGATTTCTCAGCATTTAGATGAACGGTTAAGCAGAATACATCCAGATGATTTAGCAACGGTTAGCCAAGCAATTGCAGACCACTTTGCCAAAAAAACCCCGTTTTATATCAGCGAACATCAAGTCCGGTGTAAGGATGGCACATACAAATGGATTTTAGATCGCGGTCAGGCTGTGCGGGATGAAGATGGTAATGTAGTGCGGATGGCAAGTTCCCAGACGGATATCACCGAACGTAAACTGGCAGTGGAACAACTGCGTCGGAGTGAAGAGCGTTTCCAGATAGTTGCTCGTGCGACTAATGATGTTTTATGGGATTGGGATTTGATCGATGATCAGGTGTGGTGGAATCAAGCTGTACAGACAGTTTTTGGTTACACGACAGAGCAAATAAATTCTCATGTGACTTGGTGGCGTGAACGGATACATCCAAATGATCGGCAAAGAATTGCTGCTGATATGCGTGTTGTGATCGATAGTGGTCAACAATTTTGGTCGAATGAATACCATTTTTTGCGTAGCGATGGTTCTTATGCCTACATCTTTGAACGTGGTTATGTTGTCCATGACCATGCAGGTAAACCAGTGCGGATGATTGGGGCGATGATGGATATGAGTGAACGCAAACGCGCCCAGGCAGAATTATTACGGCAAAATTTGCGATCGCAATTGTTCGCTGATATCACCCTGAATATTCGTCAATCTTTACAGATCGATGAAATTCTCCAAACCAGCGTTACCGAGGTGCAAAAACTGCTGCAAGCAGACCGGGTATTAATCCTACGGCTACAGTCTAATAATTCTTTCCTCGCAGTTAAAGAAGCAGTCGTTCCCGGTTTCCCCATTGTCCTAGGGCAGCAAATTACCGACCATTGCTTTGGCCAAGATTGCATCCAGAAATACCGCCAAGGGGAAATAAGCGCCGTTAGCGACATTAAACAGGCACAAATCCAACCTGTCCACGCCGAATTGCTGCAAAAAATTGGTGTCAAGGCTAATCTTGTCGTCCCAATTTTCCGCAAACATCAATTTTGGGGGCTGTTAATTGCCGATCAATGTCTGCATCCCCGTCAGTGGACTAACTGGGAAATTGAACTTTTGCGACAACTGGCAGATCAAATCGGCATCGCCTTAGCTCAGAGTTTAATCCTAGAACAAGAAACCAATCAGCGGCAAGAACTCACCCGTTCCAACGAAGAACTGCAACAATTTGCCTTTATTGCCTCCCACGATTTACAAGAGCCACTGCGTAAAATTAACAACTTTGGCGAGCGACTCAAAGCTACCAGTGGTGACACATTAAACGAACAAGGGCGTGACTACCTAGAACGGATGCAAAATGCCGCCCTGAGAATGCAGACTTTAATTGAAGACTTATTAGCACTTTCGCGAGTTACCACTAGGGCACAGCCTTTTGTGCCAGTGAATTTGGCACAAATTACCCAAGAAGTATTATCCGACTTAGAAGTACGCATCCAACAAACTGGGGGACGTGTGGAGGTAGGGAACCTACCCATTATTCAAGGCGATCCTCTACAGATGCGCCAGTTGCTGCAAAACCTCATCGGTAATGCCCTCAAATTTCACCGTCTAGAAGAACCACCTATTGTCAAAATCTACAGTCAATTTTCAGACAATCAATTAGATAAAGTTGCTGTTGCTGAAGGATTTTGTCAAGTAATTATCGAAGATAATGGTATTGGGTTTGTCGAAAAATATCTTGATCGGATCTTCAATATTTTCCAACGTCTACATAGTCGCAGTGAATACGAAGGTACTGGCATCGGTTTAGCAATTTGCCGAAAAATTACTGAACGTCATCATGGAAATATCACAGCACAAAGTACACCAGGACAAGGGACAAAATTTATGATCACACTACCAATTAATTCCCATTTCTAA
- a CDS encoding hybrid sensor histidine kinase/response regulator encodes MKSFVCENEAARLEVLHQYQILDSAPEQAFDDLVFLAAQICNTPIALINLIDSNRQWFKAKLGLDAQEMPIDIGFCPICIRLGDTLIIPDTLADEQFATSAVVTAEPYVRFYAGVPLIVPGGQAIGTVCVIDRIPRQISSQQLSALQAISRLIVRQLEIRRNLTELASVKTEYKQAQEALRQSESTLHSFFESAPMMMGIVELVENDILHISDNPATAKFLGFTPETMQNRLGQKMGGAQKHLTQWIDYYRQAERSQSPIKFEYAYETPQGQIWLSATVSAIAQNYGNRQQFAYVVEDITDRLAARRERQQAEAQLRWKEALLRSMNSVSPLGFYVVDNRTDDILYFNEQFWQIWGIEHLKERMEKREVKNQDIVFDCLKLIVDVTAFSASCQPLQSEDNRCILEDELFFKDGRIVRRFSTQIRDNEDRYFGRLYIYEDITARKQVEQKIREQAALLDITTDAIVVQDLNNKILLWNKSAEKLYGWLAEEAIGKSAIQLLDNESLPQHREIFQSVLEHGFWQGELQRTRKSGIEIIVESCWTLVRDENYQAKSILIVDTDITQKKQLEKQFLRAQRMESIGTLASGIAHDLNNVLSPILMSVHLLRNKCQDPRIHQVISIVEGNAKRGANLVKQVLSFARGIEGDRTVIQVKHLILEMQQIVEQTFPKSLTIHTEIEQDLLPVCGDSTQLHQVLINLCLNARDAMPSGGTLTISAENILIDENYAKMHLDAQVGSYIVIQVTDTGFGIKSGILDRIFEPFFTTKEFGKGTGLGLSTVMGIIKGHGGFITVASAVGKGTKFFVYLPAVNTFATQSLEDQEMPTGNGEWILLVDDEAAIREITRTSLENYNYQVITASDGLKALALYSQNQDKIRAVIIDLMMPNMDGVTTIRTLQKINPLLQIIAISGLATSEQILIDKTSQHTAFLSKPFTAQELLKALQAVKG; translated from the coding sequence ATGAAATCATTTGTGTGTGAAAATGAAGCAGCCAGGCTTGAGGTTCTCCATCAGTACCAGATTCTCGACAGTGCACCAGAACAAGCGTTCGACGATTTGGTGTTTTTAGCCGCGCAGATTTGTAACACACCGATTGCCCTGATTAATCTGATAGATTCCAACCGTCAATGGTTCAAAGCCAAGCTGGGGTTGGATGCCCAGGAAATGCCTATAGATATCGGTTTTTGTCCCATTTGTATACGTCTAGGCGATACGTTGATTATTCCTGACACCTTGGCAGATGAACAGTTTGCCACATCAGCAGTAGTCACTGCCGAACCTTATGTCAGATTTTACGCTGGTGTACCTTTAATAGTACCAGGAGGACAAGCGATCGGTACAGTCTGCGTAATAGATCGCATCCCACGTCAAATCAGTTCACAACAATTGTCAGCACTACAAGCTATTAGCCGCCTAATAGTTAGACAACTAGAAATCCGGCGGAATTTAACAGAACTGGCCAGCGTCAAAACGGAGTACAAGCAAGCACAAGAAGCACTAAGACAAAGTGAATCTACCCTCCACAGCTTCTTCGAGAGTGCGCCGATGATGATGGGCATTGTAGAGTTAGTAGAAAATGACATTCTGCATATTTCTGATAACCCAGCCACTGCTAAATTTTTGGGTTTTACTCCAGAAACGATGCAAAATCGCCTAGGGCAAAAAATGGGCGGGGCACAAAAGCATTTAACCCAATGGATTGATTACTATCGTCAGGCAGAACGTAGCCAATCACCAATCAAATTTGAATATGCTTACGAAACTCCCCAAGGACAAATCTGGCTATCAGCTACAGTCTCAGCAATTGCTCAAAACTATGGTAACCGTCAGCAATTTGCTTATGTGGTAGAGGATATTACCGATCGCTTGGCGGCACGGCGCGAACGCCAGCAAGCAGAAGCACAATTACGCTGGAAAGAAGCACTTTTACGCTCAATGAATAGCGTTTCCCCGCTAGGGTTTTATGTGGTTGATAATCGTACTGACGATATCCTTTATTTCAATGAGCAGTTTTGGCAAATTTGGGGCATTGAACATCTGAAAGAGCGGATGGAAAAACGGGAAGTAAAAAATCAGGATATCGTTTTCGACTGTCTCAAATTAATAGTAGATGTTACTGCCTTTAGTGCATCGTGCCAACCTTTACAAAGCGAAGATAATCGCTGCATTTTGGAAGACGAACTTTTCTTTAAAGATGGGCGCATCGTCCGGCGTTTCTCCACACAAATTCGAGATAATGAGGATCGATATTTCGGGCGTTTGTATATTTATGAGGATATCACTGCCCGCAAACAGGTGGAACAAAAAATCCGCGAGCAAGCAGCATTGCTAGATATTACTACAGATGCGATTGTCGTTCAAGATTTGAACAACAAAATTTTATTATGGAACAAAAGCGCTGAGAAACTTTATGGCTGGCTGGCAGAAGAAGCTATAGGCAAGAGTGCTATTCAACTTTTAGACAACGAATCTTTGCCGCAACACCGAGAAATTTTTCAAAGTGTTCTGGAGCATGGCTTTTGGCAAGGTGAGTTACAGAGAACCAGAAAATCTGGGATAGAAATTATCGTCGAAAGTTGCTGGACGCTTGTACGTGACGAGAATTATCAAGCTAAATCTATCTTGATAGTTGACACAGATATTACCCAGAAAAAACAACTAGAGAAGCAATTTTTGCGTGCTCAACGCATGGAAAGTATCGGTACTCTTGCAAGTGGTATTGCCCATGATTTAAATAATGTGTTGTCGCCGATTTTGATGTCTGTACATCTGCTAAGAAATAAATGCCAAGATCCGCGCATTCATCAGGTAATATCGATAGTAGAAGGCAATGCTAAACGTGGTGCTAATTTGGTGAAGCAGGTGTTGTCTTTTGCCAGGGGAATTGAAGGCGATCGCACAGTGATTCAAGTTAAGCACTTAATTTTAGAAATGCAGCAAATTGTTGAACAAACATTTCCTAAATCACTCACTATACACACAGAAATTGAACAAGACTTGTTACCTGTTTGTGGTGATAGTACTCAACTACATCAAGTACTAATTAATTTGTGTCTCAACGCTCGTGATGCCATGCCGAGTGGGGGAACTTTAACAATATCTGCCGAGAATATTTTGATTGATGAAAACTACGCCAAAATGCATCTAGATGCACAAGTTGGCTCTTATATAGTCATCCAGGTGACTGACACAGGATTTGGCATTAAAAGTGGGATATTAGATCGAATTTTTGAACCATTCTTTACAACCAAGGAGTTTGGTAAAGGTACGGGGCTAGGGTTATCAACAGTCATGGGAATTATTAAAGGACATGGTGGTTTTATCACTGTGGCAAGTGCTGTAGGCAAAGGCACAAAATTTTTCGTGTATTTGCCAGCAGTGAATACATTTGCTACCCAGTCTTTAGAAGATCAGGAAATGCCAACTGGTAATGGAGAATGGATTTTGCTTGTAGATGACGAAGCTGCTATTCGGGAGATTACTAGAACCTCATTAGAAAACTATAATTATCAAGTGATTACTGCTAGTGATGGCTTGAAAGCGTTAGCATTATATTCTCAGAATCAAGATAAAATTAGGGCAGTAATTATCGATTTGATGATGCCCAATATGGATGGAGTAACTACCATTCGTACATTGCAGAAGATCAATCCACTACTGCAAATTATTGCTATTAGTGGACTGGCGACAAGTGAACAAATACTCATTGATAAAACATCTCAGCACACAGCTTTTTTATCCAAACCATTTACAGCACAGGAATTATTGAAAGCTTTACAAGCAGTCAAGGGTTAA
- a CDS encoding molybdenum cofactor biosynthesis protein MoaE: MTITLTNPTKPRAEDSFAITFAPLSLEEIYAKAEDPANGAVVVMSGMVRNQTDGKPVVALEYQAYEPMALQVFYQIAADIRSSWSDVKRVVIYHRIGRLQIGEISVLVAVGCPHRREAFVACGYAIDTLKHNAPIWKKEWYSGQDGKLSSSWVSIAACEQNC; encoded by the coding sequence ATGACAATCACCCTGACGAATCCCACAAAACCGCGAGCCGAAGATAGCTTTGCCATTACCTTTGCGCCATTGTCTCTGGAAGAAATTTACGCTAAAGCCGAAGATCCCGCTAATGGTGCGGTGGTGGTGATGAGCGGGATGGTTCGTAATCAAACTGATGGTAAACCTGTGGTGGCCTTGGAGTATCAAGCTTACGAACCGATGGCATTGCAGGTATTTTATCAAATTGCGGCCGATATTCGCTCAAGCTGGTCTGATGTGAAGCGGGTAGTGATCTATCATCGCATTGGGCGCTTGCAAATTGGGGAAATTAGCGTTTTAGTAGCTGTGGGTTGTCCTCATCGGCGTGAGGCATTTGTAGCTTGTGGTTATGCCATTGATACCCTCAAACACAATGCCCCTATATGGAAAAAAGAGTGGTATAGCGGGCAAGATGGTAAGCTATCTAGTAGTTGGGTTAGCATTGCCGCTTGCGAACAAAACTGCTGA